Proteins encoded within one genomic window of Celeribacter baekdonensis:
- a CDS encoding KTSC domain-containing protein translates to MERQPVTSSNLAEVGYDPELETLEVQFRHGGVYQYFNVPAFMYERLMSADSLGRFFNAEIKGHYPEAKI, encoded by the coding sequence ATGGAACGACAGCCAGTAACTTCCAGCAACTTGGCTGAGGTCGGGTATGACCCTGAATTAGAGACGCTCGAGGTCCAATTCAGGCATGGCGGCGTTTATCAGTATTTCAACGTGCCTGCCTTCATGTACGAGCGTCTCATGTCCGCCGACTCACTAGGTCGTTTTTTCAACGCGGAAATAAAGGGGCACTACCCCGAGGCGAAGATCTAG